One stretch of Falco naumanni isolate bFalNau1 chromosome 7, bFalNau1.pat, whole genome shotgun sequence DNA includes these proteins:
- the PARP16 gene encoding protein mono-ADP-ribosyltransferase PARP16, with translation MPSPGPGEAAARLRETAGRDPLAADLRCSLFAAALQSYKRDSALRPFPGRYAGADSKDFEGLLADTNALPSLKELLESVPNTEKRTWDLFSWILSSKVFMIHSTKKQEYEKIQELTGMSGAAVPAPDYLFEIVYCDQMNTKFAETKGERDLIYAFHGSRLENFHSILHNGLHCHLNRTSLFGEGTYLTSDLSLALLYSPHGLGWQRSALGSILSCVAVCEIIDHPDVKCQVKKKDSEEIDRKRARVKNSEGGDVPQKYFVVTNNQLLRVKYLLVYSQKQHRRPPSQSSWIYTHRFAVMMMLYLLLLIVIGASNSPTFVYYWHRMFDSER, from the exons ATGCCATCGCCCGGCCCCGGCGAGGCGGCCGCCCGCCTTAGGGAGACGGCGGGGAGGGACCCGCTGGCCGCCGACCTGCGGTGCAGCCTCTTCGCCGCCGCGCTGCAGAGCTACAAGCGCGACTCGGCGCTCAGGCCCTTCCCGGGCCGCTACGCGGGCGCCGACAGCAAGGACTTCGAGGGGCTG CTTGCAGATACCAATGCTCTGCCAAGCCTGAAAGAACTTCTGGAGTCTGTTCCAAACACAGAGAAGAGGACCTGGGATTTGTTTAGTTGGATTTTATCATCTAAGGTCTTCATGATACATAGTACTAAGAAACAGGAG TACGAGAAGATCCAAGAACTCACAGGGATGTCTGGGGCTGCGGTTCCTGCTCCGGACTACCTCTTTGAGATCGTGTATTGCGATCAGATGAATACCAAGTTTGCTGAGACCAAGGGAGAGCGGGACCTCATCTATGCCTTCCATGGGAGTCGCCTCGAAAACTTCCATTCCATACTGCACAACGGCCTGCACTGCCATTTGAACAGG ACATCCTTGTTTGGTGAAGGTACCTATCTTACCAGTGACCTGAGCCTGGCTCTCCTTTATAGCCCTCATGGTCTTGGTTGGCAGCGAAGTGCATTGGGCTCTATCCTTAGCTGTGTAGCTGTTTGTGAGATCATTGACCACCCAGATGTAAAGTGTcaggtgaaaaagaaag ATTCAGAAGAAATagacagaaaaagagcaagagTGAAAAACAGTGAAGGGGGTGATGTACCACAGAAATACTTCGTTGTCACAAACAATCAGCTTTTACGAGTTAAATACTTGCTAGTATATTCACAGAAACAGCATAGGAG gcCTCCTAGTCAGTCTTCCTGGATTTATACCCACCGTTTTGCCGTAATGATGATGCTGTACCTACTGTTGCTAATAGTGATAGGGGCCAGCAACTCGCCAACCTTCGTCTACTACTGGCACAGAATGTTCGACTCAGAGAGATGA
- the LOC121091669 gene encoding gonadotropin-releasing hormone II receptor-like yields the protein MSDEQPPTAPRCPAMERDTNISVSGCPEHWVEPRFTQAARVRVIFTAIFFLLAVGSNVAVLGSLLRKRRKSHVRPLILSLALADLLVTLTVMPLDAVWNVTVQWYGGDTSCKLLNFLKLFAMYAAALVLVVISLDRHAAILHPFSRARRRNGLLLRTAWAGSVLLALPQLFLFHLHTIPGGNFTQCVTHGSFRAHWEETAYNMFTFTTLYITPLSVMIVCYIRIIWEISKQLKNNKGLVRSQNDHISKARMKTLKMTIVIVATFIICWTPYYLLGLWYWFQPAMIQKMPEYVNHSFFLFGLLHTCTDPVIYGLYTPSFREDVQLCLRGIETAITRHKRHKPVSVSEKNIKDGAANGGVASGGSNGTTVNTIC from the exons ATGAGTGACGAGCAGCCCCCCACAgctccccgctgccctgccATGGAGAGGGATACCAACATCTCAGTCTCTGGCTGCCCTGAGCACTGGGTTGAGCCCCGGTTCACGCAAGCAGCGAGGGTCCGCGTGATCTTCACGGCCATCTTCTTCTTGCTGGCGGTGGGCAGCAACGTGGCGGTGCTTGGCAgcctgctgaggaagaggaggaaatcCCACGTGCGGCCGCTGATCCTCAGCCTGGCACTGGCTGACCTGCTGGTGACGTTAACAGTGATGCCTCTGGATGCAGTGTGGAATGTGACGGTGCAGTGGTACGGAGGAGATACCTCCTGCAAGCTCCTCAACTTCCTCAAGCTCTTTGCCATGTATGcagctgccctggtgctggtggtCATCAGCCTGGACCGACACGCGGCcatcctccatcccttctcccgTGCTCGCCGCCGCAACGGGTTGCTGCTCCGCACCGCCTGGGCCGGCAGCGTGCTCCTGGCTTTACCTCAG cttttcctcttccacttGCACACGATCCCAGGAGGGAACTTCACCCAGTGCGTCACTCATGGGAGCTTCCGAGCACACTGGGAGGAAACCGCCTACAACATGTTCACCTTCACCACCCTCTACATCACCCCCCTGAGCGTCATGATCGTTTGCTACATCCGGATCATTTGGGAGATCAGTAAGCAGCTAAAGAACAATAAAG GTTTGGTAAGAAGTCAAAATGACCACATTTCCAAGGCACGCATGAAGACTCTCAAGATGACCATAGTCATTGTTGCCACCTTCATCATTTGCTGGACCCCATACTACCTCCTGGGCTTGTGGTACTGGTTCCAGCCAGCCATGATCCAGAAGATGCCAGAATATGTCAACCacagcttctttctctttggcCTGCTGCACACCTGCACCGACCCTGTCATTTATGGACTGTACACCCCCTCCTTTCGGGAGGACGTGCAGTTGTGTCTCAGGGGCATTGAAACAGCCATTACCAGGCACAAGAGACACAAACCTGTCTCAGTCTCAGAGAAGAACATAAAAGATGGTGCTGCAAATGGTGGGGTGGCATCAGGGGGCTCCAATGGGACGACTGTTAACACAATCTGCTGA